A part of Solea solea chromosome 8, fSolSol10.1, whole genome shotgun sequence genomic DNA contains:
- the plbd2 gene encoding putative phospholipase B-like 2, protein MASGQNKMLKVGCLATVLNVSVVLLAWSLTCLCVGGEIQSAVIDKQSGQLSVVDGYREDFVAWANFTDDIKTSGWSFLEVTTSSQYNDSIQAYAAGAVEAAVTSQLIYKHWMNTLMGYCGPFKSQTGYCERLKAFISTNLQWIQDQIEKNPNSPYWYQVRLALLQLKGLEDSYDDELSFPQGPLSFNPFGFLLFQLGGDLEDLESALNKSSQTRPLGSGSCSALIKLLPNNKELLVSHDTWNTYQSMLRIMKKYIFAFKVSPLDNLFLPGGTQAFSSYPGSIFSGDDFYILSSGLVTLETTIGNSNPALWKFVQPTGSVMEWLRNIVANRLAVTGKAWAEIFSKYNSGTYNNQWMIVDYNHFTPGKTDIKEDLFVVLEQIPGFIAYTDKTQELLEKGYWASFNIPYYEEVFNASGCNELVEKFGSWFSLDQNPRAQIFRRNQTDVKDIDSMIRLMRYNNFKEDPLSKCEGCNPPANGENAISARSDLNPENGTYPFGALRQRQHGGTDMKMTSYGMFKDYGMMAVSGPTWDQVPPFQWSTSPYKDLMHMGQPDTWAFKPIKVTWT, encoded by the exons ATGGCGTCCGGGCAAAACAAGATGTTGAAAGTGGGCTGTTTAGCGACTGTTTTGAATGTTTCTGTAGTTTTACTCGCGTGGAGTCttacgtgtttgtgtgtcggaGGCGAAATACAAAGCGCGGTGATTGACAAACAGAGTGGACAACTGTCCGTGGTGGACGGATATCGAGAGGATTTCGTCGCGTGGGCGAATTTCACTGATGACATCAAAACAtcagg CTGGTCCTTCTTGGAGGTGACCACCAGCAGTCAGTACAATGACAGTATACAGGCTTATGCTGCTGGTGCAGTGGAAGCTGCAGTCACATCTCAG CTCATCTATAAGCACTGGATGAACACGCTCATGGGTTACTGCGGGCCCTTCAAGAGTCAGACTGGTTACTGTGAGCGACTCAAGGCTTTCATCTCAACCAACCTGCAGTGGATTCAAGACCAAATAGAGAAAAATCCAAATTCACCCTACTGGTACCAG GTGCGTCTGGCCCTGCTGCAGCTCAAAGGACTGGAAGACAGTTACGATGATGAGTTATCGTTTCCACAGGGGCCGCTCTCCTTCAACCCGTTTGGCTTCTT ACTTTTCCAGCTGGGTGGGGACCTTGAGGACTTGGAATCGGCTCTGAACAAATCCAGCCAGACAAGACCTCTTGGATCTGGGTCCTGCTCTGCTCTCATTAAGCTGTTGCCAAACAATAAGGAACTGCTGGTGTCACATGACACCTGGAACACGTATCAGTCCATGCTGCGCATTATGAAGAAATACATCTTTGCCTTCAAAGTCTCACCTTTAG ACAACCTTTTTCTTCCTGGAGGGACTCAGGCATTCTCATCTTACCCTGGATCTATTTTCTCTGGCGATGACTTTTACATCCTCAGTAGCGGCTTG GTTACCTTGGAAACCACCATTGGCAATAGCAACCCtgctctgtggaagtttgtgcaGCCCACAGGAAGCGTCATGGAATGGCTGAGGAACATCGTGGCAAATCGACTGGCTGTGACTGGCAAGGCGTGGGCGGAGATCTTCAGCAAGTACAACAGTGGAAC gtatAACAACCAGTGGATGATTGTAGACTATAACCACTTCACTCCAGGAAAGACTGACATCAAAGAGGACCTCTTTGTTGTACTGGAACAGATTCC GGGATTCATCGCGTACACTGATAAAACTCAAGAATTGCTGGAGAAAGGATACTGGGCAAGTTTCAACATACC GTACTATGAAGAAGTATTTAATGCCAGCGGCTGCAATGAGCTTGTGGAGAAGTTTGGCTCATGGTTCTCCCTGGACCAGAATCCTCGGGCTCAGATCTTCAGAAGGAACCAGACCGATGTCAAAGACATTGACTCAATGATCCGCCTCATGAG ATATAACAACTTTAAAGAAGACCCCTTGTCAAAGTGTGAAGGCTGCAATCCTCCTGCAAACGGGGAGAACGCAATCTCAGCTCGTTCAGACCTCAACCCAGAAAATGGAACATATCCGTTTGGTGCcctgagacagagacaacacGGCGGAACAGACATGAAg aTGACCTCCTACGGGATGTTCAAAGACTATGGCATGATGGCAGTGAGTGGGCCGACCTGGGACCAGGTGCCACCATTTCAGTGGAGCACTTCCCCTTACAAAGACTTGATGCACATGGGTCAGCCTGATACTTGGGCTTTCAAGCCTATAAAAGTCACCTGGACTTAA
- the zgc:158398 gene encoding transmembrane protein 248, producing MGVWQPVTNLKDYVVHNPPVVTFFFCLLTLAISFIGLSSYSYTHTLPNPDVAKDWNCLLSSLSQLKLCRKSEANLFELATPVPSHLMEQENNIKATSTQTSSSVTTFQLQVHLNLTSSPAGGSVDGGLYSTLKASQLNLGANEIVNVTLEFLSGNSAHTCLTISAPTHLLPQSLLPPKCPAFERNNPPVHVEVSNQLLSASQTCYSLHYDNDPALTVMLTQRERSVAARHQLEVSVFLLGVCFILFLAASVTHWLTRCSHLNGLDLKHDPLIDT from the exons ATGGGTGTCTGGCAGCCAGTGACCAACCTTAAAGATTATGTAGTCCACAATCCCCCAGtggtgacatttttcttctgtctgttaACTCTGGCCATCTCCTTCATCGGCCTGAGCTCCTACAGTTACACTCACACTCTGCCAAACCCAGACGTAGCAAAG GACTGGAACTGTCTACTTTCCTCCTTATCACAGTTAAAACTGTGTAGAAAATCTGAAGCAAATTTATTTGAGCTGGCCACACCTGTTCCCTCTCACCTGATggagcaggaaaacaacataaagGCAACCTCTACACAAACCTCTTCATCAGTAACAACGTTCCAGCTCCAGGTTCATCTGAATTTGACCTCCAGCCCAGCCGGTGGCTCAGTGGATGGTGGTCTGTACTCTACACTGAAAGCCAGTCAGTTAAATCTTGGAG CCAATGAGATTGTGAATGTGACTCTTGAGTTCCTGTCTGGAAATAGTGCCCACACCTGCCTCACCATTAGTGCCCCAACACACCTCCTGCCCCAGAGCCT GCTTCCTCCAAAGTGTCCTGCATTTGAGCGAAACAATCCACCTGTCCACGTGGAAGTGAGCAACCAGCTGCTTTCAGCATCACAAACCTGTTACAGTTTACACTATGACAACGACCCCGCACTCACAGTCATGTTAACACAG AGGGAGCGGAGTGTGGCGGCGCGTCATCAGTTGGAAGTCAGTGTCTTTCTGCTCGGAGTGTGTTTTATACTCTTTTTAGCCGCCAGTGTGACACATTGGCTCACACGCTGTTCCCACTTGAACGGACTGGATCTGAAACAT GACCCACTGATTGACACCTGA